A DNA window from Pseudomonadota bacterium contains the following coding sequences:
- a CDS encoding helix-turn-helix transcriptional regulator: MTTIKKKFGVHLSQLRNKAGMTQAKLAEKTNLSVDLISRIERGERAPSLETIEKLSNALKIKSSELLNFDGEEITVLTESPFESLELWKLLKGKRPKQIKKITEIAKIILE, encoded by the coding sequence ATGACAACTATCAAGAAAAAATTTGGTGTACATCTCTCTCAATTACGCAATAAGGCAGGAATGACACAGGCAAAACTGGCAGAAAAAACAAATCTTAGTGTTGACCTGATAAGCCGAATAGAAAGAGGTGAACGCGCACCCTCCTTAGAAACTATTGAAAAGCTATCGAACGCTTTAAAAATAAAATCGTCAGAATTGCTTAATTTTGACGGGGAAGAAATTACAGTATTAACAGAAAGCCCTTTTGAGTCATTGGAATTGTGGAAACTGCTGAAAGGTAAACGGCCTAAGCAGATTAAGAAAATAACTGAA